One Entomomonas asaccharolytica DNA segment encodes these proteins:
- a CDS encoding amidohydrolase gives MRSLEDLNIALVQTDLVWQSPEANKAHFDQIFEQAKGTDLVILPEMFTTGFSMDAEKLAESEDGQTIQWLRQSAIQLQAVVTGSLIIRTNSGKYFNRLFWARPDGTMVHYDKRHLFRMANEHMHYSAGEHQLLVEHKGWKIRPLICYDLRFPVWSRDPYNTDLLLYVANWPSARRQQWNRLLPARAIENLCYTAAVNRIGKDGKGYPYSGDSQLLDYLGEQLINCQDKAGIFNYTLSGSKLLAFRESFPAYQDADMFELK, from the coding sequence ATGCGCAGTTTAGAAGATTTAAATATTGCTTTAGTTCAAACCGATTTGGTTTGGCAAAGCCCAGAAGCCAACAAAGCTCATTTTGATCAAATATTTGAGCAAGCCAAAGGAACAGATCTCGTTATTTTGCCTGAAATGTTCACTACAGGTTTCTCAATGGATGCAGAAAAACTAGCCGAGTCAGAGGATGGTCAAACTATTCAGTGGCTAAGACAATCTGCTATACAATTGCAAGCTGTTGTCACAGGTAGTTTAATTATTCGTACCAACAGTGGTAAATACTTTAACCGCTTATTTTGGGCTAGGCCTGATGGCACCATGGTACATTATGATAAACGCCATCTATTTCGTATGGCTAATGAACATATGCATTACTCTGCTGGTGAACACCAACTTTTAGTGGAACACAAAGGATGGAAAATTCGCCCTCTTATTTGTTATGATCTACGTTTCCCAGTCTGGAGTCGCGATCCTTATAATACAGATTTACTGTTATATGTGGCGAACTGGCCCTCAGCTCGACGTCAACAATGGAATCGCTTACTACCTGCAAGAGCTATAGAAAACTTATGCTATACCGCAGCTGTTAACCGTATTGGTAAAGATGGCAAAGGCTACCCCTATAGTGGTGATAGTCAACTGTTAGATTATCTAGGGGAACAATTAATTAACTGCCAAGATAAAGCAGGTATCTTTAACTATACCCTTTCTG
- a CDS encoding pyridoxal phosphate-dependent aminotransferase: MSFYSKLPNLGTTIFTQMSQLAAETGSINLSQGFPDFDGPLALREAVSEYTLSGHNQYAPMIGIQPLREQIAKKIQYFYNKQVNENTEITITPGATQAIFCAIQAVIKTGEEVIVFDPCYDSYEPAVKLAGGRCIHIPLQLPHFTIDWQQLQDAITPKTRLIIINTPHNPSGATLTAQDLQQLAAIIRNKDIYLIGDEVYEHLVFDQAIHHSLLTHDELFARSFVISSFGKSFHVTGWKIGYVVAPAELTTEFRKIHQYVSFSTVTPLQFALADFMAKQPNHLIELADFYQQKRDLFCSLLTASQFTFTPTPSTYFQLLDYSRIKPDFNDLQMVEWLVKKHSIAAIPISVFYQQPPQSLRLVRLCFAKKDDTLRQAAERLCAV; encoded by the coding sequence ATGTCTTTTTATAGCAAATTGCCTAATTTAGGTACTACAATCTTCACCCAGATGTCACAACTGGCTGCTGAAACTGGCTCTATTAATCTATCTCAAGGCTTTCCAGACTTTGATGGCCCTTTAGCATTACGTGAAGCAGTTAGTGAATATACACTCTCAGGTCATAATCAATACGCGCCCATGATTGGTATACAACCATTAAGGGAGCAGATAGCCAAAAAAATTCAGTATTTCTATAATAAGCAAGTAAATGAAAATACTGAAATTACTATTACACCAGGAGCCACTCAAGCTATATTTTGTGCTATTCAAGCAGTGATTAAAACAGGTGAAGAAGTCATTGTCTTTGATCCTTGTTATGATAGTTATGAGCCTGCCGTTAAACTAGCAGGGGGTCGTTGCATTCATATTCCTTTGCAATTGCCACATTTCACAATAGATTGGCAGCAACTACAAGATGCCATTACCCCCAAAACTCGTCTTATTATCATTAATACGCCCCATAACCCTAGTGGAGCCACATTAACAGCACAAGATTTGCAACAACTAGCTGCTATTATTCGTAATAAAGATATTTATCTAATTGGTGATGAAGTTTATGAGCATCTTGTATTTGACCAAGCTATTCACCATAGTTTGCTAACCCATGACGAGTTATTCGCGCGGTCTTTTGTTATCAGCTCTTTTGGCAAAAGTTTCCATGTAACAGGTTGGAAAATCGGCTATGTTGTAGCGCCAGCAGAACTAACAACAGAGTTTCGCAAAATACATCAATATGTTAGCTTTTCAACCGTTACCCCCCTTCAATTTGCCTTAGCTGACTTTATGGCAAAGCAGCCTAATCATTTAATAGAGCTAGCTGATTTTTACCAACAAAAAAGAGACCTATTTTGTAGTTTGTTAACTGCCTCTCAGTTTACTTTTACACCCACACCCAGTACTTATTTCCAATTACTAGACTATAGTCGCATCAAGCCAGACTTTAACGATCTACAAATGGTAGAATGGCTTGTCAAAAAACATAGTATAGCTGCAATTCCTATTTCTGTATTTTATCAACAACCTCCTCAATCATTGCGATTAGTTCGCCTGTGTTTTGCTAAAAAAGATGACACGCTACGTCAAGCAGCGGAGAGATTATGCGCAGTTTAG